The Desmonostoc muscorum LEGE 12446 genome includes a region encoding these proteins:
- a CDS encoding chloride channel protein → MTLLPPTQLRKVTEQPAFPTPSARLAHLINRFQPSPETLVLFLAMLIGGGTGMGVVTFHYLIELIHRLMLENLMGQIGVWGAWTLACVPTLGGLIVGLMRWRTQDFGPGLSSLIAASQETEIRRPLRPVTKMLAASVSLGSGASLGPEGPSVEIGANFGMLLSVILNVSQEQRRLLLGAGAAAGLAAGFNAPIAGVFFALEVVMGATSFATSAVSVVLLAAVVAALIAQIGLGAQPAFDLPAYQVRSPLELPLYLGLGLGASLISLTYTQSIRLAKACFAGKVPGFQFLGRIPQPIHPIIGGVIVGAVALHFPQILGVGYETVEAMLQDVKFSLHLLVVLLVVKLLMTAISAGSGFVGGLFAPAMFLGASFGSAYAKILAVVFPAICDQMAAPPAYAMVGMAAVLAASVRAPLTAILMLFELTRDYRIVLPLMAAVGLSVWLVERIKPTFNSNSNLQQIGLSELKDERAEIMQQILVEDAMHPYPKKLPATLSVLEAAVEMIRDRTRSALVIDQAEQLVGILSLEDINRALALWQTYPNSTTEISDNLSSQTLKDICTTEIVYAWQDELLSEALDRMSVRGLHQLPVVARDKPDRILGLLEKEQIALTCNLAVTRKALRHYLPY, encoded by the coding sequence ATGACTCTCTTGCCTCCCACTCAACTGAGGAAGGTAACGGAACAACCTGCCTTTCCTACACCTTCTGCCCGCTTAGCTCACCTAATAAACCGTTTTCAACCATCCCCAGAAACCCTTGTGCTGTTTTTAGCCATGTTAATTGGCGGTGGCACTGGTATGGGTGTAGTCACTTTTCACTATTTGATCGAGCTGATCCACCGTTTAATGCTAGAAAATTTGATGGGTCAGATCGGTGTCTGGGGTGCTTGGACTCTAGCTTGCGTTCCTACCCTTGGCGGATTAATTGTTGGCTTGATGCGCTGGCGTACTCAAGACTTCGGCCCTGGACTTTCATCTCTCATCGCCGCCTCTCAGGAAACCGAGATTAGGCGACCACTACGACCAGTTACCAAAATGCTAGCCGCATCTGTTTCTTTGGGAAGTGGTGCTTCTTTAGGACCAGAGGGGCCAAGTGTAGAAATTGGTGCAAATTTTGGCATGTTGTTGTCTGTGATCCTAAATGTATCTCAGGAACAACGACGTTTACTTTTGGGTGCTGGCGCTGCTGCTGGATTAGCGGCTGGATTTAATGCTCCCATTGCCGGAGTATTTTTTGCCTTAGAGGTGGTGATGGGAGCTACATCTTTTGCTACTTCTGCTGTCAGTGTGGTGCTGCTGGCGGCGGTAGTAGCAGCGTTAATTGCTCAAATTGGTTTGGGGGCACAACCTGCTTTTGATTTACCGGCTTACCAAGTCCGCAGTCCTTTAGAATTACCCCTTTATCTTGGCTTGGGTTTAGGGGCTAGCCTAATTTCTCTAACTTATACTCAATCAATTCGTTTGGCTAAAGCCTGCTTTGCTGGTAAGGTTCCAGGCTTTCAATTTTTGGGACGAATTCCTCAGCCAATTCATCCAATTATTGGCGGTGTCATTGTTGGCGCAGTTGCTTTGCACTTCCCGCAAATTCTAGGCGTTGGTTATGAAACCGTGGAAGCAATGCTTCAGGATGTCAAGTTTTCATTGCACTTGTTAGTTGTGTTGTTGGTGGTAAAGCTACTAATGACTGCAATTAGTGCGGGTAGTGGTTTTGTCGGCGGTTTATTCGCACCTGCTATGTTTCTAGGTGCTTCTTTTGGTTCGGCTTATGCCAAAATTTTAGCTGTGGTATTCCCGGCAATTTGTGACCAAATGGCAGCTCCTCCAGCTTATGCGATGGTAGGAATGGCAGCAGTCTTGGCTGCAAGTGTCAGGGCACCGTTAACGGCTATTTTAATGCTGTTTGAATTAACCCGCGACTACCGGATTGTTTTACCGCTGATGGCTGCTGTGGGTTTGAGTGTCTGGTTAGTGGAAAGGATTAAACCGACTTTTAACTCTAACTCTAATCTACAACAAATTGGTCTTTCGGAATTGAAAGATGAACGAGCGGAAATTATGCAGCAAATTTTGGTAGAAGATGCTATGCATCCTTATCCCAAAAAATTACCTGCAACTTTGAGTGTGTTAGAAGCAGCGGTGGAAATGATCCGCGATCGCACACGAAGTGCTTTAGTTATTGATCAAGCAGAGCAATTAGTTGGTATCCTTTCTTTAGAAGATATTAACCGTGCCCTTGCTCTTTGGCAAACTTACCCAAATTCAACAACTGAAATTTCAGATAATTTATCCAGTCAAACTCTCAAGGACATTTGTACTACTGAAATTGTTTACGCATGGCAGGATGAACTATTATCTGAAGCTTTAGACCGCATGAGTGTTCGAGGTTTGCATCAATTACCAGTGGTAGCACGAGACAAACCCGATCGCATTTTAGGTTTACTAGAAAAAGAGCAAATTGCATTAACCTGCAATTTAGCAGTTACGCGCAAAGCACTGCGTCACTATTTACCATATTAG
- a CDS encoding ribbon-helix-helix protein, CopG family, with protein MTQISLRLSEREKEHLQKYCELTQRNQTEVLRDLIRKLSIKGALNPLD; from the coding sequence ATGACACAGATTAGTTTGAGGTTGTCTGAACGGGAAAAAGAACATTTGCAGAAGTATTGCGAATTGACTCAAAGAAATCAGACAGAAGTGTTACGCGACCTCATAAGAAAATTGTCAATCAAAGGGGCATTGAACCCCCTTGATTGA
- a CDS encoding VOC family protein, translating into MQITQSLHTAILVTDLERSEHFYGKVLGLAKIDRSLKYAGAWYQVGNYQIHLIVAPTVPTENQNEKWGRNPHFAFSVADLDIAKQELLNHNYPIQPSASGRPALFTQDPDGNIVELSQQ; encoded by the coding sequence ATGCAGATTACCCAAAGTCTCCACACAGCAATTCTTGTAACTGACTTAGAACGCTCCGAACACTTTTATGGCAAAGTCTTAGGATTAGCCAAAATAGATCGTTCTCTGAAATACGCTGGTGCATGGTATCAAGTCGGCAACTATCAAATTCACCTCATAGTTGCACCGACTGTCCCCACCGAAAACCAAAACGAAAAATGGGGACGCAACCCTCACTTCGCCTTCTCCGTTGCTGACTTGGACATTGCAAAACAAGAATTGCTCAATCATAATTATCCCATTCAACCAAGCGCCTCAGGCCGCCCTGCCCTGTTTACTCAAGATCCTGATGGGAATATTGTTGAATTGAGTCAACAGTGA
- a CDS encoding ArnT family glycosyltransferase, which produces MQEGSFIWGHLEKQHRTVGRWVDWVWLLVLFLAAVLLFSVNLGGLPLRDWDEGTVAQVAREIWQAPADSMRWLYPTLGGEPYHNKPPLMHLLIAWAYSLGGENEFTTRLPGAILTSSSVPLLYCIGRELFRQRWAAIYSALIYLTMLPVVRHGRLAMLDGAVVSFLMVMMLCVLRSRRDLRYCLGVGIGFGLICLTQGLVGILLGAIAIVFLFWDTPRLLTCYYLWIAILIGILPVIGWYGAQLIHYGYTFAQVGLVNSSSRIGTVAEINFEPPWYYVIELLKYTWPWLLFLPQTVRLTWENRNLSWAKLVLAWSGVYLVVISLMITKLPWYVFPIYPSLALAFGIQLAETENSPLVSSYPRTWVAGLAILAVVASAGSIYFSWGTTPKTDLQLIFAAVALTMTLAAILAERGDGQFLKILFWGSYVSLLLLMKSNYWVWELSEAYPVKPVAAMIVRANPATKKIYTSFPYSRPSLDYYSDRTIIPASVGELQYYWHYNGQPYFLLHTSVFNNLQLESIKLIDQAEGWKLVTKDTNRL; this is translated from the coding sequence ATGCAAGAAGGAAGCTTTATTTGGGGTCATCTAGAAAAACAGCATCGCACAGTTGGCAGATGGGTTGATTGGGTATGGCTTCTCGTGTTGTTTTTAGCAGCAGTGTTACTGTTTAGCGTCAATCTGGGGGGATTACCCCTGCGAGATTGGGATGAAGGTACAGTGGCACAAGTCGCTAGGGAAATTTGGCAAGCACCAGCAGACTCAATGCGCTGGCTTTACCCAACTCTAGGAGGCGAACCATACCATAACAAGCCGCCTTTAATGCATTTGCTAATTGCTTGGGCTTATTCTCTAGGAGGCGAAAATGAATTCACTACGCGGCTTCCCGGAGCAATTTTAACATCAAGTTCAGTACCTTTACTGTATTGTATTGGTCGAGAATTATTTCGCCAGCGTTGGGCAGCTATTTATAGTGCCTTGATTTATCTAACAATGCTACCCGTGGTGCGTCATGGACGTTTGGCGATGTTAGATGGGGCGGTGGTCAGTTTTTTGATGGTGATGATGTTGTGCGTGTTGCGATCGCGCCGGGATTTACGTTATTGCCTTGGTGTTGGCATCGGTTTTGGGTTAATTTGCCTGACTCAAGGACTGGTGGGTATATTGCTAGGTGCGATCGCGATCGTATTTTTATTTTGGGATACACCACGGCTACTCACCTGTTACTATCTGTGGATAGCAATTTTGATTGGCATTTTACCTGTGATTGGTTGGTATGGTGCCCAACTAATTCACTATGGTTATACTTTCGCCCAAGTTGGCCTTGTAAATTCATCCAGCCGAATTGGCACAGTTGCAGAGATAAATTTTGAACCACCTTGGTACTACGTTATTGAACTTCTCAAGTACACATGGCCGTGGCTATTATTCTTACCGCAAACTGTACGTTTAACTTGGGAAAATCGCAACCTTAGTTGGGCAAAACTAGTACTAGCGTGGAGTGGTGTTTATCTGGTAGTAATTTCCTTGATGATTACCAAACTTCCCTGGTATGTATTCCCGATTTATCCCAGTTTAGCCCTAGCTTTTGGTATCCAGTTAGCAGAGACAGAAAATTCGCCTTTAGTGTCATCCTATCCCCGTACTTGGGTAGCAGGTTTAGCAATTTTGGCTGTAGTCGCTTCTGCCGGCAGCATTTATTTTAGTTGGGGTACAACACCGAAAACAGACTTACAGCTAATTTTTGCAGCAGTAGCTTTAACAATGACCTTAGCAGCTATTTTGGCAGAGCGAGGCGACGGGCAATTTCTGAAGATTTTGTTCTGGGGAAGTTATGTTTCGCTGCTACTGTTAATGAAATCCAATTACTGGGTTTGGGAATTATCTGAGGCTTATCCAGTTAAACCAGTAGCCGCGATGATCGTGCGGGCAAATCCAGCTACGAAAAAGATTTATACATCTTTTCCCTACTCTCGTCCTTCATTGGATTATTACAGCGATCGCACCATTATTCCCGCTTCTGTTGGTGAACTGCAATATTATTGGCACTACAACGGGCAACCCTACTTTCTGCTTCATACATCTGTTTTCAACAATCTTCAACTAGAGTCAATCAAGCTAATTGACCAAGCTGAAGGTTGGAAATTAGTTACCAAAGATACAAATCGATTGTAA
- a CDS encoding recombinase family protein, with translation MKIIAYSYTDPLLESSPEESSWGWEVDRVYQDLGKGESSKYATRSQLQQLLTDCQTQGADYLLVRRLEELGDTVEEVSDRLHELEAMGVAVIATEQPYTSENSPLRADLLSLLHAIQREQRSRRIRQGHARNRLDAAPPPGKVPYGYRRGKGKYTIDRSTSPVVKDFFDHFLLYGSLRGSVRYLAKKYSKKISVTTGRRWLTNPVYRGNTAYQNGEIISDTHIPIISKEEAAQVDRLLRRNSRLPSRTASAPRSLAGLIVCGECQSHLTVTRVTQRNQDKEYLYLRCISCPRRPKCPAIAYQEVLEQTIETVCRDLPLAVAGMNFPQLDAVKNSLSQAIARQQEILAQLPALIENGILDTETAKLRAYKLRTEISALEAKLAILPPVNLRSVAVAVSIPQFWLDLSETERRFYFREFIKEIEIVRQEQKWNLQVIFIF, from the coding sequence ATGAAAATAATTGCCTACTCTTACACCGATCCTCTACTAGAATCTTCTCCCGAAGAAAGCAGTTGGGGATGGGAAGTCGATCGAGTTTATCAAGATTTGGGCAAGGGAGAGTCCTCTAAATACGCTACGCGATCGCAACTACAACAATTACTCACAGATTGCCAAACCCAAGGTGCAGATTATCTGTTGGTTCGTCGCTTGGAAGAATTGGGGGATACTGTAGAGGAAGTAAGCGATCGCCTTCATGAACTCGAAGCAATGGGAGTGGCGGTAATCGCTACTGAACAACCCTACACTTCAGAAAATTCCCCTCTCCGGGCTGACTTGCTGAGTTTACTACATGCAATCCAACGCGAACAACGCAGTCGTCGCATTCGTCAAGGACACGCCCGTAATCGTCTCGACGCTGCACCGCCACCCGGTAAGGTTCCCTACGGCTACCGCAGAGGTAAGGGAAAATATACCATTGACCGCAGCACATCACCAGTGGTGAAGGATTTTTTTGACCATTTTTTACTCTATGGTTCCTTACGGGGTTCAGTGCGCTACTTGGCGAAAAAATACAGCAAGAAAATTTCTGTCACCACTGGACGCCGCTGGTTAACTAATCCAGTTTATCGGGGCAATACAGCTTACCAAAATGGTGAAATTATCTCCGATACCCATATTCCCATAATTTCCAAGGAAGAAGCTGCCCAAGTTGACCGACTTTTGCGCCGTAACAGCCGTTTACCATCTCGCACTGCTAGTGCGCCACGTTCTTTAGCAGGGTTGATTGTCTGTGGCGAATGTCAATCGCATCTGACGGTTACCCGTGTCACCCAACGCAACCAAGACAAAGAGTATCTGTATTTACGTTGTATTAGCTGTCCCCGACGCCCCAAATGTCCGGCTATTGCCTACCAAGAGGTTTTAGAACAGACAATTGAAACTGTTTGCCGCGACTTACCCCTAGCTGTAGCCGGAATGAATTTTCCCCAGTTGGATGCAGTCAAAAATAGTTTAAGCCAAGCGATCGCTCGTCAGCAAGAAATACTCGCTCAGTTACCTGCTTTAATTGAAAATGGCATTTTAGATACCGAAACAGCAAAATTAAGAGCTTATAAACTCCGCACAGAAATTTCTGCACTCGAAGCCAAGTTGGCAATTCTTCCTCCCGTTAATTTGCGTTCTGTTGCTGTTGCTGTTTCCATTCCACAATTCTGGTTAGATTTGTCCGAAACAGAACGACGATTTTACTTTCGAGAATTCATTAAAGAAATTGAAATTGTTCGCCAAGAGCAAAAATGGAACTTGCAAGTTATTTTTATTTTTTAA
- a CDS encoding AbrB family transcriptional regulator, translated as MPKQKKIEPLVGEELLKKVKELENESKEDKAKKCGYYTVTKNGIERVNMMKFLNALIDAEGIQLDSTPSANGRGGRSASYRISVQSNGNLLIGSAYTKQMNLKPGDEFLITLGKKHIRLRQVDPEDREDDETLEATA; from the coding sequence ATGCCTAAACAGAAAAAAATTGAACCCCTAGTCGGCGAAGAACTGCTCAAAAAAGTCAAAGAGCTAGAGAACGAGAGCAAGGAAGACAAAGCCAAGAAGTGCGGCTACTATACCGTTACCAAAAATGGTATAGAGCGCGTCAATATGATGAAGTTCTTAAATGCCCTAATCGATGCCGAAGGCATTCAGTTGGACAGTACACCCAGTGCTAATGGGCGCGGTGGACGTAGTGCTAGCTATAGGATTAGTGTGCAATCCAATGGTAACTTGCTTATCGGTTCAGCTTATACAAAACAGATGAATCTCAAACCAGGAGATGAGTTTCTCATCACTTTAGGTAAAAAGCACATTCGTTTGAGACAGGTAGATCCAGAAGATCGGGAAGACGATGAAACTCTAGAAGCCACGGCTTAA
- a CDS encoding type II toxin-antitoxin system HicB family antitoxin gives MLTEYIQAALHRVNYEILEDGTFYAEVPELQGLYANASTLEACREELKQSLEEWIVLGLQLGHNLPELDGISLALKKDAA, from the coding sequence ATGCTGACAGAGTATATTCAAGCAGCTTTGCACAGAGTAAACTATGAAATTTTAGAAGATGGTACTTTTTATGCAGAAGTACCTGAATTGCAGGGGTTATATGCGAATGCGTCTACACTGGAAGCTTGCAGAGAAGAGTTAAAACAATCTTTAGAAGAGTGGATTGTTTTAGGACTACAGTTAGGGCATAATTTACCTGAATTAGACGGAATCTCTCTTGCTTTAAAAAAGGATGCGGCTTAA
- a CDS encoding tetratricopeptide repeat protein — translation MNSSRKPSNPHSQGNLSSEIGAFIALNQEVFAELLTFVDFAEKFKIGFVEINFPPDAEILVEALKTNPECRNIQFVTLNFSDQNLRFLRDEIVQILPTIEIEPNKKLVLIVQGLEKSIGVYGDYPPVLQDLNFVRDAYKRTVPHPILFILPDYALTRLAKFAPDFWAWQSGMFRFQTPQVTKDHAIHETQNTDRIIDRLEPPEKQERIDLLHRLLMEYKPTGHHPTGENLRNCSNILHQLGVAYLSKREPIKAREYLEEAKKIAKDFPDSTFYAEVLNTLGDSYSQQRQFDTAINYYQKSLSISQQLQNPRGEIAALFKLGNAYLDLRQFTQATTFYQQCLEIEQQIGDRYSQASSYHQLGIVAQELRQFEEARRNYQQALAIKTEFGDRYSCASSYHGLGIVAQNLREFEEARRNYQQALAIDIEFGNRYSSASTYHQLGYVAQELREFEEAQRNYQQALAISTEFGDRYNQAKIYHNLGMVAQDLGEFEEARRNYQQALAIKIEFGDRYSSASTYHQLGRVAQDLQEFEEARRNYQQALAIFIEYGDRYSQPGTYHQLGRVAQELREFEEARRNYQQALAIFIEYGDRYSQALTYHNLGVVAQELREFEEARRNYQQALAIKIEFGDRYSQALTYHALGTLAKAEENYAEARVNLEKALEIYVEYKDEYWGAIAREALERLPD, via the coding sequence ATGAATTCTTCCAGAAAGCCATCGAATCCGCACTCGCAGGGCAACCTTAGTTCAGAAATCGGGGCGTTTATTGCGCTTAATCAAGAGGTATTTGCTGAATTACTTACCTTCGTAGACTTTGCAGAAAAGTTTAAGATTGGTTTTGTAGAAATTAATTTTCCTCCAGATGCAGAAATATTAGTTGAGGCGCTAAAGACAAATCCTGAATGTCGAAATATTCAGTTTGTGACTCTGAACTTTTCTGATCAAAATTTGCGATTTCTTAGGGATGAAATTGTCCAAATATTGCCCACTATTGAGATAGAACCTAACAAAAAATTAGTCTTGATTGTACAAGGTTTAGAAAAGTCTATTGGCGTTTATGGAGACTATCCGCCAGTTTTACAAGACCTCAACTTTGTGCGAGATGCTTATAAAAGAACTGTTCCTCATCCCATTTTGTTTATTCTGCCAGATTATGCTCTGACTCGGTTAGCCAAATTTGCTCCTGATTTTTGGGCTTGGCAATCGGGGATGTTTCGGTTTCAAACACCTCAAGTTACCAAAGATCATGCTATTCATGAGACTCAAAATACTGACAGAATTATAGACAGATTAGAACCTCCAGAAAAGCAAGAGCGGATCGATTTATTACACCGCCTGCTAATGGAATATAAACCTACTGGGCATCATCCAACAGGAGAAAACCTCCGCAACTGTAGTAATATTTTGCATCAGCTAGGAGTCGCGTATCTAAGTAAGAGAGAACCTATCAAAGCTAGAGAATATTTAGAAGAAGCCAAAAAAATAGCTAAAGACTTTCCAGATTCTACCTTTTATGCTGAAGTACTCAACACATTAGGAGATTCTTATTCTCAGCAAAGACAATTTGATACAGCAATTAATTATTATCAAAAATCTTTAAGTATTTCACAGCAACTTCAGAATCCTCGCGGCGAAATTGCTGCTTTGTTTAAACTGGGGAATGCTTATCTAGACTTGAGACAATTTACACAGGCGACAACTTTCTATCAACAGTGTCTAGAAATTGAACAACAAATAGGCGATCGCTATTCCCAAGCTAGCAGCTACCACCAGTTGGGAATAGTTGCCCAAGAATTGCGGCAATTTGAGGAGGCGAGGCGCAATTATCAACAAGCTTTGGCTATCAAAACCGAATTTGGCGATCGCTATTCTTGTGCTAGCAGCTACCACGGGTTGGGAATAGTTGCCCAAAATTTACGGGAATTTGAGGAGGCGCGGCGCAATTACCAACAAGCTTTGGCTATCGATATCGAATTTGGCAATCGCTATTCTTCTGCTAGCACCTATCACCAGTTGGGATATGTTGCCCAAGAATTGCGAGAATTTGAGGAAGCGCAGCGCAATTACCAACAAGCTTTGGCTATTTCTACTGAATTTGGTGATCGCTATAACCAAGCCAAAATATACCACAACTTGGGAATGGTTGCCCAAGATTTAGGGGAATTTGAGGAAGCGCGGCGCAATTACCAACAAGCTTTGGCTATTAAAATCGAATTTGGCGATCGCTATTCTTCTGCCAGCACTTACCACCAGTTGGGAAGAGTTGCCCAAGATTTGCAGGAATTTGAGGAAGCGCGGCGCAATTACCAACAAGCTTTGGCTATCTTCATCGAATATGGCGATCGCTATTCCCAACCTGGCACCTATCACCAGTTGGGAAGAGTTGCCCAAGAATTGCGAGAATTTGAGGAGGCGCGGCGCAATTACCAACAAGCTTTGGCTATCTTCATCGAATATGGCGATCGCTATTCCCAAGCACTTACCTACCACAATTTGGGAGTAGTTGCCCAAGAATTACGTGAATTTGAGGAGGCGCGGCGCAATTACCAACAAGCTTTGGCTATTAAAATCGAATTTGGCGATCGCTATTCCCAAGCACTTACCTACCACGCTTTAGGAACGCTTGCAAAAGCAGAAGAAAACTATGCAGAGGCGAGGGTTAATTTGGAGAAAGCGTTGGAGATATATGTTGAGTATAAGGATGAATATTGGGGAGCGATCGCACGGGAGGCGTTAGAGAGATTACCTGATTGA